A genomic stretch from Balaenoptera musculus isolate JJ_BM4_2016_0621 chromosome 9, mBalMus1.pri.v3, whole genome shotgun sequence includes:
- the LSMEM1 gene encoding leucine-rich single-pass membrane protein 1, with protein MNPSQDTGSGGIPEDRKLYVVDSINDLNKLNLCPAGSQRLFPLEEKIPDIATNSGNGNHSLFLVGLIIMLIVSLALVSFVIFLIVQTGNKMEDVSRRLAAEGKDIDDLKKINSIIVKRLNQLDSEQS; from the exons ATGAATCCTTCCCAGGACACCGGCTCTGGCGGCATTCCTGAAGATAGAAAGCTTTATGTTGTGGATTCCATAAATGACTTAAACAAACTAAACCTCTGTCCTGCCGGATCGCAGCGTCTGTTCC CTCTAGAGGAGAAAATCCCGGACATCGCCACTAACTCAGGAAATGGAAACCACAGTCTGTTTTTGGTGGGGCTGATCATCATGCTGATTGTCAGCCTGGCACTGGTTTCCTTCGTGATATTTCTGATAG ttcaaaCTGGCAACAAGATGGAAGATGTGTCAAGAAGACTAGCAGCTGAGGGAAAGGACATAGATGATCTTAAGAAAATCAACAGCATCATTGTAAAGCGACTCAACCAACTGGACTCTGAACAGAGCTAA
- the IFRD1 gene encoding interferon-related developmental regulator 1, whose protein sequence is MPKNKKRNTPHRGGSGGGGSGAAAATAATAGGQHRNVQPFSDEDASIETMSHCSGYSDPSSFAEDGPEVLDEEGSQEDLEYKLKGFIDLTLDKSAKTRQAALEGIKNVLASKMLYEFILERRMTLTDSIERCLKKGKGDEQRAAAALASVLCIQLGPGIESEEVLKTLGPILKKIICDGAASIQARQTCATCFGVCCFIATDDITELYSTLQCLENIFTKSYLKEKDTNVVCSTPTTALHISSLLVWTLLLTICPINEVKKKLEVHFHKLPSLLSSDDVNMRIAAGESLALLFELARGIESDFFYEDMESLTQMLRALATDGNKHRAKVDKRKQRSVFRDILRAVEERDFPTETVKFGPERMYIDCWVKKHTYDTFKEVLGSGMQYHLQSNEFLRNVFELGPPVMLDAATLKTMKISRFERHLYNSAAFKARTKARSKCRDKRADVGEFF, encoded by the exons GTGGCCAGCATCGAAATGTTCAACCTTTTAGTGATGAGGATGCATCAATTGAAACAATGAGCCATTGCAGTGGTTACAGTGATCCTTCCAGTTTTGCTGAAGATG GACCAGAAGTCCTCGATGAGGAAGGATCTCAAGAAGACTTAGAGTATAAGTTGAAGGGATTCATTGACCTGACCCTGGATAAGAG CGCGAAGACAAGGCAGGCAGCTCTTGAAGGTATTAAAAATGTACTGGCTTCAAAGATGCTTTATGAATTTATTCTGGAAAGAAGAATGACTTTAACTGATAGCATTGAACGCTGCCTGAAAAAAG GTAAAGGTGATGAGCAGCGTGCAGCCGCAGCATTAGCATCTGTTCTTTGTATTCAGTTGGGCCCTGGAATTGAAAGTGAAGAGGTTTTAAAGACTCTTGGACCAATcctgaagaaaataatttgtgaTGGAGCAGCTAGTATCCAGGCTAGGCAAACT TGTGCAACTTGCTTTGGTGTTTGCTGTTTTATTGCCACAGATGACATTACT GAGCTGTATTCAACTCTGCAGTGTTTGGAAAATATCTTCACCAAGTCCTATCTCAAAGAGAAAGACACTAATGTTGTCTGCAGCACCCCTACTACAGCGCTTCATATCAGCTCGCTTCTCGTGTGGACATTATTACTGACCATATGCCCAATCAATGAAGTGAAGAAAAAGCTTGAGGT GCATTTCCATAAACTTCCAAGCCTCCTCTCTTCTGATGATGTAAACATGAGAATAGCTGCTGGTGAATCTCTGGCACTTCTGTTTGAATTGGCCAGAGGAATAGAGAGT gACTTTTTTTACGAAGACATGGAGTCTTTGACTCAGATGCTTAGGGCTTTGGCTACAGATGGAAATAAGCACCGGGCCAAAGTGGACAAGAGAAAGCAGCGGTCGGTGTTCAGAGACATCCTGAGGGCGGTAGAG GAACGGGATTTTCCAACAGAAACTGTTAAATTTGGTCCTGAACGCATGTATATTGATTGCTGGGTCAAAAAACATACATATGACACCTTTAAGGAGGTTCTTGGATCAGGGATGCAGTACCACTTGCAG tCAAATGAATTCCTTCGCAATGTTTTTGAACTTGGACCCCCAGTGATGCTTGATGCTGCAACACTTAAAACAATGAAGATTTCTCGTTTTGAAAGG caTTTATATAATTCTGCCGCCTTCAAAGCTCGAACAAAAGCTCGAAGCAAATGTCGAGATAAGAGAGCAGATGTTGGagaattcttctag